One genomic region from Mycobacterium basiliense encodes:
- the mymT gene encoding copper-binding metallothionein MymT produces the protein MRVKQMATHEAGTVLTCGHEGCGCRVRIEVPCHCSGAGEPYRCTCGDALVPVQ, from the coding sequence ATGAGGGTGAAACAGATGGCGACCCATGAAGCCGGGACCGTGTTGACCTGTGGCCACGAAGGCTGTGGGTGTCGCGTTCGTATCGAGGTTCCCTGTCACTGCTCGGGAGCCGGTGAGCCTTACCGCTGCACCTGTGGCGATGCGTTGGTTCCCGTCCAGTAG
- a CDS encoding PE family protein, producing the protein MTYVLVSPETMASVAIDLQFIETTVSNGNAAAAGATTLVASAAGDEVSKAIAALFSRHAQEYQGLARQAAAFHDEFVKNLRAGAISYASAEAGNAAQGLLGLVNTPTQALLGRPLIGNGANGMTVNGVGTPGGPGGILYGNGGNGGASTTVGVVGGAGGSAGLIGNGGIGGRGGPGGTGGAGGNGGFLFGSGGAGGAGGIGITGGVGAAGGMGGDGGAGGSAGWFGNGGAGGIGGAGGGGGAGLPNEQGGTGGTGGHGGTGGSAGLFGNAGTGGDGGAGGAGGNGLAAQQGGDTGGDGGQGGLGGDAGTGGHAGPLGTNGSGGRGGSGGIGGTGGTGAADTGSNPGAGGKGGDGGDAGVGGAAGTGGFGGAVGAYGNGGAGGTGGTGGAGANAPAGTGDSGTNGAAGGQGGSGGNSGAGGANGNGGDGGLGGAGGDGASGTADNGGGAGSGGRGGDGGTGGVSGPAGHGGSGGTGGSGGTGGAGGSGGIGADGKADTGHMGGYGGAGGNGGTGGNSLRGGTNGNGGVGGAGGAGGAGGSGTPDAGSGGGDGGDGGYGGMGGTGGWPGHGEGVGGNAATGGAGGAGGVGGAGGDAIQGSGHYGGYGGYGGGGGDGGYGGNSVTGTGGTGGAGGNGGQAGAGGISGDGVQFDWGTGGTGGSGGQGGYGGAGRLEEAGGAGGSGGTGGTGGDSGPGGTAGNGGTGGTGGGGGYGGPGDYQETGFAGGVGGTGGTGGNPGTAGPNVHPGVGGNGGTGGVGGTGGYGGTGRGSAGAVGGTGGTGGTGGDPGPGGIGGNGGDGGVGGPGGYGDTGFGTSGYDGGTGGTGGTGGQPGPGGIAAGNGGQGGLGGSGGYGGSGNGTAGYAGGDGGKGGTGGVGGTVGVGASNGNGGAGGEGGYGGKGGYGGIDANTGDGLAGGIGGAGGNGGGGGQAGAGAGNAGNIGGAGIGGQGGLGGTGGTGYYGANAGPGGQGGPGGAGADGPAGQAGGAGGSGGFGGTGGTANGTGNAGAGGQGGTGGSGGQGGNGVLSGQAGGNGGAGGLGGTGGYGGRASGSGNGGNGGTGGDGGEGGTGGDGDGAASGTGGKGGAGGHGGTGTPPGGVDGGSGNPGLDGLDGT; encoded by the coding sequence ATGACATACGTGCTTGTCTCACCGGAGACCATGGCCTCGGTAGCCATCGATCTGCAGTTCATCGAGACGACGGTGTCCAATGGGAACGCCGCGGCGGCCGGCGCGACGACGCTCGTGGCCAGCGCGGCCGGCGACGAGGTATCGAAGGCAATCGCGGCGTTGTTTTCCCGGCACGCCCAGGAGTATCAGGGGTTGGCCCGGCAGGCCGCGGCATTCCACGACGAGTTCGTGAAGAACCTACGGGCCGGCGCGATTTCGTATGCTTCCGCCGAAGCCGGCAACGCGGCGCAGGGTCTGCTGGGTCTGGTCAACACCCCGACTCAGGCGTTGCTGGGTCGCCCGCTGATCGGTAACGGCGCCAACGGAATGACCGTCAATGGGGTGGGCACGCCAGGCGGACCCGGTGGCATCCTGTACGGCAACGGAGGTAACGGCGGGGCAAGCACCACCGTGGGAGTCGTTGGCGGCGCTGGCGGGTCGGCCGGCCTGATCGGCAACGGCGGCATCGGCGGCCGCGGCGGCCCCGGCGGAACGGGTGGTGCCGGTGGCAACGGCGGGTTCCTCTTCGGCTCAGGTGGCGCCGGTGGGGCCGGCGGGATCGGGATTACCGGCGGGGTCGGCGCTGCCGGCGGCATGGGCGGTGACGGGGGCGCCGGTGGCAGCGCCGGATGGTTCGGCAATGGTGGGGCCGGCGGGATCGGTGGCGCCGGCGGCGGTGGCGGCGCCGGTTTGCCCAACGAGCAGGGCGGCACGGGCGGGACCGGTGGTCACGGCGGAACCGGTGGCAGCGCCGGACTGTTCGGCAATGCGGGTACCGGCGGTGACGGCGGAGCCGGCGGCGCTGGCGGCAACGGTTTGGCGGCCCAGCAGGGTGGCGACACCGGGGGCGATGGCGGCCAGGGTGGTCTCGGCGGCGACGCCGGGACCGGAGGCCACGCCGGGCCCCTTGGCACCAACGGCAGCGGTGGACGCGGGGGTAGCGGTGGGATCGGCGGCACCGGCGGCACGGGTGCGGCCGATACCGGTAGCAACCCGGGCGCGGGCGGCAAAGGTGGTGACGGCGGCGACGCCGGTGTGGGCGGTGCCGCCGGCACCGGCGGATTCGGTGGAGCGGTGGGTGCCTACGGCAACGGCGGCGCGGGCGGCACCGGCGGCACCGGCGGGGCCGGTGCCAACGCGCCGGCCGGCACCGGCGACAGCGGCACCAACGGCGCGGCCGGCGGTCAGGGTGGCTCCGGCGGCAACAGTGGCGCCGGCGGAGCCAACGGCAACGGGGGTGACGGCGGCCTGGGAGGCGCCGGTGGTGACGGCGCCAGCGGCACCGCCGACAACGGCGGGGGTGCCGGCAGTGGCGGCCGTGGCGGTGACGGCGGCACCGGCGGGGTCAGCGGTCCGGCCGGTCATGGCGGCTCTGGCGGCACCGGCGGCTCTGGCGGCACCGGGGGTGCTGGAGGTTCCGGCGGTATCGGCGCCGACGGCAAGGCCGACACCGGTCACATGGGCGGGTATGGCGGCGCCGGCGGAAACGGCGGCACCGGCGGCAACAGCCTGCGCGGTGGTACCAATGGCAACGGCGGAGTGGGCGGCGCCGGCGGAGCGGGCGGCGCCGGCGGCAGCGGCACGCCGGATGCCGGCAGTGGTGGCGGTGACGGCGGCGACGGCGGCTACGGCGGCATGGGTGGGACCGGCGGCTGGCCCGGCCACGGCGAAGGCGTCGGCGGTAACGCGGCTACCGGCGGCGCCGGCGGCGCCGGTGGGGTAGGCGGTGCCGGCGGCGACGCCATCCAAGGTTCCGGCCACTACGGCGGCTACGGCGGTTATGGCGGCGGCGGAGGAGACGGCGGCTACGGAGGCAACAGTGTCACCGGCACCGGCGGCACCGGCGGTGCCGGGGGCAACGGCGGCCAGGCCGGTGCCGGCGGCATTTCCGGCGACGGCGTGCAATTCGATTGGGGCACCGGCGGCACCGGCGGCAGCGGCGGTCAAGGCGGCTACGGCGGTGCCGGCCGGCTCGAGGAAGCTGGCGGCGCCGGCGGGTCCGGTGGCACCGGCGGCACCGGCGGCGACAGTGGCCCCGGCGGCACCGCAGGCAATGGCGGCACCGGCGGGACCGGCGGTGGCGGCGGCTATGGCGGCCCGGGCGATTACCAGGAAACCGGATTCGCGGGCGGCGTTGGCGGCACCGGGGGCACCGGCGGCAACCCGGGGACCGCCGGACCCAACGTGCACCCGGGCGTCGGCGGTAATGGCGGCACCGGCGGCGTCGGCGGCACCGGCGGCTATGGCGGCACCGGCCGGGGATCGGCGGGCGCCGTGGGCGGCACCGGCGGCACCGGCGGTACCGGCGGTGACCCGGGTCCGGGCGGTATCGGCGGCAACGGCGGCGACGGTGGCGTCGGCGGCCCTGGCGGCTACGGCGACACCGGCTTCGGAACGTCCGGCTACGACGGCGGCACCGGCGGTACCGGCGGCACGGGCGGTCAACCGGGCCCCGGGGGCATCGCCGCGGGCAACGGCGGCCAGGGCGGCTTGGGTGGCAGCGGCGGCTACGGCGGTTCCGGCAACGGTACGGCGGGCTACGCGGGCGGCGACGGCGGCAAGGGCGGCACCGGAGGCGTCGGCGGCACGGTCGGTGTCGGCGCGAGCAACGGCAACGGCGGCGCCGGCGGTGAAGGCGGTTACGGCGGCAAGGGCGGTTACGGCGGTATCGACGCCAACACTGGCGATGGCCTGGCCGGCGGGATTGGCGGAGCCGGTGGCAACGGCGGCGGGGGCGGGCAAGCGGGCGCGGGCGCGGGCAACGCAGGCAACATCGGGGGCGCGGGCATCGGAGGGCAGGGTGGGCTCGGCGGTACCGGCGGCACCGGCTATTACGGCGCTAACGCCGGCCCGGGCGGTCAAGGCGGTCCGGGTGGCGCCGGTGCCGACGGACCTGCCGGGCAGGCCGGCGGCGCAGGCGGGTCCGGCGGATTCGGCGGGACCGGTGGCACCGCGAACGGGACCGGCAACGCCGGAGCCGGTGGCCAAGGCGGCACCGGCGGGAGCGGCGGTCAGGGCGGTAACGGCGTGCTGTCGGGCCAGGCCGGCGGTAACGGCGGGGCCGGCGGGTTGGGCGGCACCGGCGGGTACGGCGGAAGGGCGTCTGGCAGCGGCAACGGCGGCAATGGCGGCACCGGCGGTGACGGCGGCGAGGGCGGGACCGGCGGGGACGGCGACGGCGCGGCGAGCGGTACTGGCGGCAAGGGCGGTGCCGGCGGCCACGGCGGCACCGGTACCCCACCCGGCGGCGTCGATGGCGGCAGCGGCAACCCCGGACTGGACGGCCTGGACGGGACGTAG